DNA from Algisphaera agarilytica:
CCGCGCTGCAGCAGTCGATCTTCGATGCCAACGCCGTGAAGGTCGAGCTCACCAGCCGGCTCGACAGCTTCCGTGGGCAGATCGAGTCGCTCGAGAAAGAGCAGCCCGTGGTCGCCGCCGAGACCGAGAAGCTCCACCGCCAGCTCGCCGAGGCCGACGAGAAGCGAACCGCCCATCGCTCCGAAGCCGAGCAACTCGAAGCGCAGTCCGCCGAGCGTGAAGCCCGCCGTGCGGCGCTTGATGCCGAGATCACCGCAGCCACCGAAGCCGCCGACGCCGCACGCGAGAGCGTGACGTCGCTGCGGATCGACGCGGGCAAGCTGGCCGAGCAGCTCAGCGCCGCCGAGCGCCAGTCGCGTCAGTTCGAAGTCGCCCGGGCCGACGTCACCCGTCAGCACACCAAACTCTCCGAAGAACTCAAGGGCACCCACGCCCGCATCGCCGAGCTCGAAGAAACCCAGGTCAAGGCCGAGGAGGCTGCCGCCGTGGCCAAGCGTAAGCTCGACGAACTCGTCACGCAGTGCGAACTGATCCAACGCAAAGTCACCGCCGCCGACGAGGCGCTGAGCACCCTCAAGGCCGACTTCAGCCAGCGCAGCGGCGCGGTGGGCAAGCTCGAGAAGAGCGTCCATCAGGCCGAGATGAAGCAGCGCGAACTCGAGGTCAAGCTCGACAGCGTCACCCAGCGCACCGCCGACCAGCTCGACCTCGACCTGCCCGACGCCTACCGCAAGCAGAAGCAGCTCGCCCTGTTCCCCAAGGAGCAGCAGCACGTCGCCCAAGCCGGTTCTGAGCGAAGCGAACGGCCGGATCACGCCGATGAGAGCGATCCGGAATCCGGGATCGAGAACCCGGAAGCGCCCGCCCCCATCGCCGCCGCCGCGACCGAAGTCCAGGGCGACCCCTTCAACCTCTCGTCCGAAGACTGGGACCAGATCAAGTCCGACATCGAAGAGCTCAAGGGCAAGATCGCCCGCCTGGGCACCGTGAACATCGACGCCATCGCCGAGGAAGACCAGCTCGCCGGCAAGCAGGACGAGCTCGCCGACCAGGTCAAGGACATCGAAGACGCCGAGAAACAGCTGCACGCCTTGATCGAACAGCTCAACGACGACTCGCGCACCCGCTTCGAGGAAACCTTCAACCAGGTCCGCGAGAACTTCGCGGGCAACGACGGCATGTTCCGCAAGCTCTTCGGCGGCGGTCGGGCCGACGTCTTCCTTGAGCCGGACGAGAATGGCAACGTCGACATCCTCGACTCGGGCATCGCCATCACCGCCAAGCCCCCCGGAAAAGAACCGCGTGCCCTCACGCAGCTGTCCGGCGGCGAGAAGACCATGACCGCCGTGGCCCTGCTCATGGCGATCTTCAAGTCCCGCCCCAGCCCCTACGCGATCCTCGACGAAGTCGACGCCGCGCTTGATGAAGCCAACGTCGAACGCTTCGTCAACGTGATCAACAGCTTCCTCGACCACTCGCACTTCATCGTGATCACCCACCACAAGCGCACCATGCAGGGCTGCAACAAGCTCTACGGCATCACGATGCAGGAACGCGGCGTCTCCAAACGCGTCAGCGTCAACTTCGACCAGATCGGCAGCGACGGCAGCGTCTCCCAGGAGACCCTCAACGCCAACGCCGAAGTCGAAAACCAGGCCGAGCAAGCCAAGCCCTCGTCCCGCGAGCAGCTCGCCGCGATGCTGGCCAGCAAGGAACCGGTCGAAGTCGGTAGTTGAGTGCCAGGCAACTCGTTTAGCGGGAGACGCGAAGCGTCCCACGCGGGGCACTCCGTGCCGCCCACTAAACGATGATGTCGATCGGTTGCGAAAGTTTCACTTGGCGGTGATCAGGATCGCCCAGTCCTGGTCGGACTTCGACGGTGCTTTGCCGAGCGAAGCTTTTTCGCCGCCGGTGAGTGACGTCACGCTGCCGTCTTGCAGGTCACCACCGTTGCGCGGGTCGAACCACTTCACGTCGAACGTGCCGGAGTAAGCGCTCAGGTCCAGCGTCGCGTCGCCGCCTTCGGTGAGGTAGACGACGAGTATGTCGCTGCCGTTGGTCAGGTAGTGGCCGAGCTTGTTGCCGATCAGCGAATCGTCGTTGTGCATGTCCCAGAACGGGATGTCGTGGGCGTAGAAGAAGTCGTGCACCGCGTAGCCGGACCAGATGAGCAGGTCGTGGAAGTGGGCGTAGTCGTCGAGCTTCAGGTCCGAGCCGCCCGAGTAGTACTCAGCCCCGCCGCCGCCGGCCATGATGTTGCCCCAGAGCACATACTTCCGGCTGAGGTCGAAGCCCGCGTTTACACCCTTGTTGCCCGGTCCCTGCTCGTCACACGCCACGACCCAAGGGTGGCCCTTGGCGGCCGAGCGATCCACCCAGATCTTGGTTTCGTTGAACACGTTTTGGGTGGACGTGGCTTCGGGGGTTTGGAGGGAGATGCCGGTGAGGGAAGATTCGCCGAGGTGGGGCTTGTAGAAGTTGCTCTTGTCTTTGGATGGGCCGGTGTGGAAGACGCGGTGGTTCTGCCACGGGTCGATTTCTTCGAGGTAGCTCAGCCAGGCTTTGCGGGTGCCCGCGCCGACGGGGATCTCTTCGGAGATATTCCAGTTGAGCGCCAGGTGGTGGCCGAAGCGGGCGACCATCTCGCGGTAGTAGGTCTTTCGTTCGTCGCCGATGCCGCCGTTGCCGAAATCGAGATCGCGGGCGTTTTCGATTTCGGCGAGCTTGAAGTGCAGGTGCAGGCCCTTGCGCTCGGCGTGGTCAAACACGATCTCCCACTGATCGAGTTTGGAGCAGTCGAAGCGGAGGCGTTCTTGTTTTGAGGTGTATGGAAACGCGCGGTCGCCGTCGCCGGGGCCCGAGAGGGGGCGTTTGTCGTTCTTGGGGTCGGGCACAAGCCGGCCGATGTTGTTGAGCACCATCGAGATCGAGTTGGCGCGGGTGCTTTCGATGTAGTTGACCGCGCCGAGGATGTTCTTGCCCTTGCCGTTCTGCCAGGTCTGGCCGTCGCCCTGGTAGTGCTTGGCGTGGGCGGTGAACGGGTGTCGGATGCCTTTGTGTCCCTTGGCGGGGGTGTTGTCGAACTTGTCGTACTCGAGGAAGTTCTCCGGCGAGTCGGGGCCATACTTCAGGAAGTAGCGTCCGCTGCCTTCGAACTGCAGGTGGTGTTTGCCGACGTAGCGGAGACGACCATCGGCGCGGAGGTCGGGGGCGGTCGCGGGGTTGTC
Protein-coding regions in this window:
- a CDS encoding DUF5060 domain-containing protein encodes the protein MPHCPRRSLLLFCVVLFCVPSALAEKVFEERGGYLVIEMESTDSLLGQWKLIPANADGYPKGAVGEGHLEYQGPWSGQKAVDPLEYRFTINKPGRYFLMFRAHKRLLGNPGDKNNDCFVRMEGDFASGSDEIPLDVLQTDTKLFGGAPESWGQARRLDKKKKAHLKEAVYEFKAGETYTFTVSGRSTRFNLDRMVFFHESHDAKLKDLQSLPESSFTNVEAEAASNASASSGEIEVLGDLHPWHKVTLALDGPATAEDATPNPFTDYRFDVTFTHAASGKTLTVPGFFAADGDAANSSATAGNAWHCHFRPSEPGVWEYEVSFREGKMVATSTERNPGKALAPYDGLAGSFEIDADNPATAPDLRADGRLRYVGKHHLQFEGSGRYFLKYGPDSPENFLEYDKFDNTPAKGHKGIRHPFTAHAKHYQGDGQTWQNGKGKNILGAVNYIESTRANSISMVLNNIGRLVPDPKNDKRPLSGPGDGDRAFPYTSKQERLRFDCSKLDQWEIVFDHAERKGLHLHFKLAEIENARDLDFGNGGIGDERKTYYREMVARFGHHLALNWNISEEIPVGAGTRKAWLSYLEEIDPWQNHRVFHTGPSKDKSNFYKPHLGESSLTGISLQTPEATSTQNVFNETKIWVDRSAAKGHPWVVACDEQGPGNKGVNAGFDLSRKYVLWGNIMAGGGGAEYYSGGSDLKLDDYAHFHDLLIWSGYAVHDFFYAHDIPFWDMHNDDSLIGNKLGHYLTNGSDILVVYLTEGGDATLDLSAYSGTFDVKWFDPRNGGDLQDGSVTSLTGGEKASLGKAPSKSDQDWAILITAK